In Chrysoperla carnea chromosome 2, inChrCarn1.1, whole genome shotgun sequence, the following proteins share a genomic window:
- the LOC123291499 gene encoding protein hairless, which yields MHIQESHQTQENKQAKCSKMTEDGHKKSGMNGIIDGGSGNVGAAINKNTSRNDTEHRATGTASSTGGRLKFFKDGKFILELARAREGERVSWVSVPRKTFWPPQASTGSTPPTHRQESSTSLSVSDDNSSVQSSPWQRDHSWKQNSPRCNVSSEMTFFYHRPSKLQVPVLRHKRRRPFDSSSNINNIRTSSERGERDECDSSVQSNKIVKVNNTEDIKKEEGIISGGVVVGGGGGEGTIVKNDNNSNNNNNNSDSNKIKGVNKKRQKKLVDIVKLLWDKKPQINNYSTFKSVLMSNIRHEQMVSPRKRILRELERVTIDDLSNKRSRAKPAQSITFSTATTGSSPSRAHNGTAETSSSKNTSSYSITSLLGHKKEEEVSNPTPSISHTEYHNHSTQLSPNVSQRVLVNNVSVSPKNINYSHSPKIISHHDSPDLSPSPEHYRYVPHQNIAHSSPTHALSPPPDVHKLYRVHGSPNQYNSLHGLVLHQKSPQYYTPSHRSAAASPGSPRSPLEDSSRSREHRFIEPSSEKIDNVGHRVLEMEHSLRPTFISPYLYSPGPSPYISHPAYYNAGPYRSPYQAPYPGEPLTHSPSSQPRNYSTHQNWSHVNQNHALDALRDDIASDVPLNLSKHAG from the exons ATGCATATTCAAGAATCTCATCAGACCCAAGAAAATAAACAGGCAAAATGTTCCAAAATGACAGAAGACGGACACAAAAAATCTGGCATGAATGGAATCATTGACGGTGGTAGTGGAAATGTGGGGGCAGCAATTAATAAGAATACCTCTCGAAATGATACTGAACATCGGGCAACGGGAACAGCTAGTTCAACGGGTGGTCGACTCAAATTCTTTAAAG atggtaaatttattttggaattggCAAGAGCTCGTGAAGGGGAACGTGTATCATGGGTATCCGTTCCTAGGAAAACGTTTTGGCCACCACAAGCTAGCACTGGAAGTACACCACCAACCCATCGACAAGAAAGTAGCACTTCGCTCAGTG TGTCCGATGATAACAGTTCCGTACAATCATCACCGTGGCAAAGAGATCATTCGTGGAAACAAAATTCCCCCCGATGTAATGTATCATCAGAGATGACCTTCTTCTACCACCGTCCATCAAAACTGCAAGTGCCCGTTTTACGTCATAAACGACGTCGTCCCTTCGATTCCTCctcaaacataaataatataaggaCTTCGTCAGAACGTGGTGAACGAGACGAGTGCGATAGTAGTGTGCAATCTAATAAAATagtgaaagtaaataatacagagGATATAAAAAAGGAAGAAGGAATAATAAGTGGAGGAGTAGTTGTAGGAGGAgggggaggggaagggacgattgttaaaaatgataataattctaataataataataataatagtgatagtaataaaataaaaggcgTGAATAAAAAGAGACAGAAAAAGTTAGTTGATATTGTAAAACTATTGTGGGATAAAAAAccacaaattaataattacagtACATTTAAATCTGTATTAATGTCGAATATTCGTCATGAACAAATGGTATCGCCACGTAAACGGATTCTACGTGAATTGGAACGTGTTACAATTGATGATTTATCGAATAAACGGTCTAGAGCCAAGCCAGCTCAAAGTATAACGTTTTCTACTGCCACAACAGGTTCAAGTCCAAGCCGTGCTCATAATGGTACGGCCGAAACATCGTCGTCGAAAAATACTAGTAGCTATAGTATTACCTCATTATTGGGTCATAAGAAAGAGGAAGAAGTCTCAAATCCAACGCCTTCCATATCGCATACCGAATATCATAATCATTCAACACAATTATCGCCGAATGTATCACAGCGTGTCCTTGTAAACAACGTATCTGTGTCACcgaagaatataaattattcacatTCACCGAAAATAATCTCTCATCATGATTCACCAGATTTAAGTCCGAGTCCAGAACATTACAGATATGTTCCACATCAAAATATAGCTCATAGCTCACCAACTCATGCATTATCACCGCCACCAGACGTTCATAAATTGTATCGTGTACATGGATCACCGAATCAATATAATTCGCTGCACGGTTTGGTATTGCACCAAAAATCACCACAGTATTATACGCCAAGTCATCGATCTGCAGCTGCGTCGCCAGGCTCGCCCCGATCTCCACTTGAAGATAGTAGCAGATCTCGAGAACATCGGTTTATTGAACCGAGTtcggaaaaaattgataatgtgGGACATCGTGTATTAGAAATGGAACATTCATTACGTCCCACATTCATATCTCCATATCTGTACTCCCCTGGTCCATCACCATATATCAGTCATCCAGCGTATTATAATGCTGGTCCGTATCGAAGTCCATATCAAG
- the LOC123291826 gene encoding eukaryotic initiation factor 4A-III: MSQGSRRVIQDDLSNVEFETSEDVEVISAFDTMGLREELLRGIYAYGFEKPSAIQQRSIKPIMKGRDVIAQAQSGTGKTATFSISILQMIDTTVRETQVLCLSPTRELATQIQKVILALGDFMNVQCHACIGGTNLGEDIRKLDYGQHVVSGTPGRVFDMIRRRVLRTRNIKMLVLDEADEMLNKGFKEQIYDVYRYLPPATQVVLISATLPHEILEMTSKFMTDPVRILVKRDELTLEGIKQFFVAVEREEWKFDTLCDLYDTLTITQAVIFCNTKRKVDWLTEKMREANFTVSSMHGDMPQKERDNIMKEFRSGQSRVLITTDVWARGIDVQQVSLVINYDLPNNRELYIHRIGRSGRFGRKGVAINFVKSDDIRILRDIEQYYSTQIDEMPMNIADLV, translated from the exons atgtcacaAGGCTCACGGCGTGTAATTCAAGATGATTTGTCTAATGTTGAATTTGAGACAAGTGAAGATGTGGAAGTTATTTCTGCATTCGATACGATGGGACTTCGTGAAGAATTATTGCGGGGTATTTATGCATACG gattTGAAAAACCATCTGCAATTCAACAACGTTCGATCAAACCAATAATGAAAGGACGTGATGTAATTGCCCAGGCTCAATCTGGTACCGGTAAAACTGCAACATTTTCCATTTCTATACTACAAATGATTGATACAACAGTACGAGAAACACAAGTTTTATGTTTATCACCAACCAGAGAATTAGCAACACAAATACAAAAAGTGATATTGGCacttggtgattttatgaacgtaCAATGTCATGCTTGTATCGGTGGCACAAATTTAGGTGAAGATATACGTAAATTAGATTATGGACAACATGTTGTTAGTGGAACTCCTGGTCGAGTGTTTG atATGATTAGACGTCGAGTTTTGCGTACAAGAAACATTAAAATGTTGGTGTTGGATGAAGCTGACGAAATGTTAAACAAAGGATTCAAAGAACAAATTTATGATGTATATCGTTATTTACCACCAGCAACACAAGTCGTATTAATTTCCGCTACTCTACCCCACGAAATATTAGAAATGACTTCAAAGTTTATGACAGATCCTGTTCGAATTTTAGTAAAACG tgatGAATTGACACTTGAAGgaatcaaacaatttttcgtgGCTGTAGAACGTGAAGAATGGAAGTTTGATACGCTCTGCGATTTATACGATACATTAACAATTACACAAGCTGTTATTTTTTGTAACACGAAACGTAAGGTGGATTGGTTAACAGAAAAAATGAGAGAAGCAAATTTTACAGTCAGCTCAATGCATGGTGATATGCCTCAAAAAGAAAGAGATAATATCATGAag gaatttcgATCTGGACAAAGTCGTGTTTTAATCACAACAGACGTATGGGCACGAGGTATTGATGTACAACAAGTATCATTAGTAATCAATTATGATTTACCAAATAATCGTGAATTGTATATACATCGTATTGGTCGATCAGGTCGTTTTGGACGTAAAGGTGTCGCCATTAATTTTGTGAAATCAGATGATATTAGAATATTACGTGATATTGAACAATATTATTCAACACAAATTGATGAAATGCCTATGAATATTGCTGATTtagtttaa
- the LOC123291824 gene encoding general transcription factor 3C polypeptide 3 has translation MAKMTSSGDDKSIVGKLMSAVLNQAGSSHSVEICEVNENEETETQVVDKLLSGALTYTDYTKCMGEDSEAEVEDDELNDDIAEDQQDEEVIIDEIISKDKSTSEDKITKKPKRRSVRRSKLPLALKGLMGEANLRYAHGETDIAEKLCFEIIRQVPTAAEPFHTLAQIYEADHPEKSLQLSLIAAHLSSHNGEEWIRFANISLEKNDVRQASVCLTKAITADPKNIMYHLRRLEVYETYMTDTLMYLKAGMRLLNVLDGETHSDLLIKYALIVAEGYFKGGHNQKAKEAMEMLFQKCPQHVTLEHVNRMIDLLLGCKAFHQIIELLVEYCSYSIEAEKQTYKNTDGTVEENIVILNYEVPQEVPIDIHAKFLITLIYMKLTNLNENIQNEVEKFNVEQSGDLLFDIAEAFMQENLHSQAFLILDKLVKTEKFSMAAVWLRHAECLQVCRKFTEAIESYKQVIELAPQLADVRMTLSTLLREQGRVNEALVALDQELLIEDLDPHVLIQRCKLLRQHYKFKEYIRDALLLLLRHCIDSSIIQELQQDINISLDDNQILSLDPISEVFINEVPIKSEKKGKDKEKKTELMIEQEWKIYNDILNISYLANQMNLMQRINQSALLSKKFTKEPIYKKQIELAHAISSIYSKDTYNGYNTLRAMILSDVHNVNIWNLFNALLQTPDDCRNHRFVMRLLSRENVSPVLHILHGNNCLVAGTYKYALSEYCNTFRSFESPLAAFLIAVTLFQMACQKNTAKKHSLVVQGHAFLTIYKKLRGADCFHEVHYNFGRAYHQLGVYPLAIHYYKKVLDFDSPLLRQKSRNDLDLKREAAFNISLCYKLSGAKHLALMYLRKYIVV, from the exons atgg ctaaaatGACATCTTCTGGTGATGATAAATCCATAGTTGGAAAACTAATGTCAGCCGTTTTAAATCAAGCTGGGTCTTCTCATTCGGTTGAAATATGTGAAGTAAATGAAAATGAAGAGACTGAAACGCAAGTCGTCGATAAATTACTTAGTGGAGCTTTAACTTATACCGATTACACAAAATGTATGGGGGAAGATAGTGAAGCTGAAGTTGAAGATGATGAACTAAACGATGATATCGCTGAAGATCAACAAGACGAAGAAGTTATTATTGATGAAATAATAAGTAAAGATAAATCGACATCAGAAGATAAAATCACTAAAAAGCCTAAACGTAGATCTGTACGACGGAGTAAATTACCATTAGCTTTGAAG gGTCTTATGGGAGAAGCAAATTTACGATATGCACACGGTGAAACTGATATAGCAGAAAAACTCtgttttgaaattattcgaCAAGTTCCAACTGCTGCTGAACCATTTCACACATTAGCACAAATTTATGAAGCTGATCATCCTGAAAAAAGTTTACAATTATCATTAATTGCAGCACATTTAAGTTCACACAACGGCGAAGAATGGATTAGATTTGCCAACATATCACTCGAAAAAAATGATGTTCGGCAAGCTTCTGTATGTTTAACAAAAGCTATAACCGCTGATcccaaaaatataatgtatcatTTACGACGATTAGAAGTTTATGAAACTTATATGACCGATACACTCATGTATCTGAAAGCAGGAATGCGATTACTTAATGTCTTAGATGGTGAAACACATTCtgatttattaatcaaatatgcTTTGATTGTAGCTGAAGGATACTTTAAAGGGGGTCATAATCAAAAAGCGAAAGAAGCTATGGAAATGTTATTTCAAAAGTGTCCACAACATGTTACTTTAGAGCACGTAAATCGGATGATTGACCTTTTGCTGGGATGTAAAGCTTTTCatcaaattattgaattattagtaGAATATTGTTCGTACTCCATTGAAGCAGAGAAACAAACGTATAAAAATACAGATGGAACCGTTGAAGAAAATATTGTGATATTAAATTATGAAGTGCCTCAAGAAGTTCCAATTGACATACATGCGaagtttttaataacattaatctACATGAAACTCACCAATCTTAATGAAAATATCCAAAATgaagtagaaaaatttaatgtcGAACAATCTGGTGATTTACTATTCGATATTGCTGAAGCATTCATGCAAGAAAATTTACATTCCCAAGCATTTTTAATTCttgataaattagttaaaactgaaaaattcaGTATGGCTGCTGTTTGGTTACGGCATGCTGAATGTTTACAGGTTTGTCGTAAATTTACTGAAGCGATTGAAAGTTATAAACAGGTTATTGAATTAGCACCGCAATTAGCTGATGTACGAATGACATTATCTACATTATTACGTGAACAAGGACGTGTAAATGAGGCTCTTGTTGCATTAGATCAAGAACTCTTAATCGAAGATCTAGATCCTCATGTATTGATTCAACGGTGTAAATTACTCCGACagcattataaatttaaagaatatatcCGTGATGCTTTACTGTTATTACTGCGTCATTGTATCGATTCCTCAATTATTCAAGAATTGCAACAAGATATTAATATTAGTCTCGatgataatcaaattttatcactagaTCCAATTTCTGAGGTTTTTATTAATGAAGTTCCGATTAAAAGTGAGAAAAAAGGAAAAgataaagagaaaaaaacagAATTAATGATTGAACAagaatggaaaatttataatgatattttaaatatttcatatttagctaatcaaatgaatttaatgCAACGAATTAATCAATCAGCTTTGTTATCGAAGAAATTTACGAAAGAACCGATTTACAAGAAACAAATCGAATTAGCGCATGCAATATCAAGTATTTACAGTAAAGATACGTATAATGGATATAACACACTTCGGGCGATGATTTTAAGCGACGTACATAACGTAAACATTTGGAATTTATTTAACGCGTTGCTACAAACACCGGATGATTGTCGAAATCATCGTTTTGTGATGCGATTACTTTCACGTGAAAATGTTAGCCCGGTCCTTCATATTTTACATGGAAATAACTGTCTGGTCGCGGGTACATATAAATATGCATTAAGTGAATATTGTAATACATTTCGATCTTTTGAATCCCCCCTCGCGGCATTTTTAATTGCTGTAACACTGTTTCAAATGGCGTGTCAAAAGAATACAGCAAAAAAACATTCGTTGGTTGTACAAGGTCatgcatttttaacaatttataaaaaattacgtgGTGCCGATTGTTTTCATGaagtacattataattttggtaGGGCTTATCATCAATTAGGTGTGTATCCTTTGGcaattcattattataaaaaggttTTGGATTTTGATTCGCCTTTATTGAGACAGAAAAGTAGAAATGATTTAGATTTAAAACGTGAAGCGGCTTTTAATATAAGTCTATGTTATAAGTTGAGTGGAGCGAAACATTTAGCGTTAATGTATTTGCGAAAATATATTGTTGTATAA
- the LOC123292459 gene encoding uncharacterized protein LOC123292459 isoform X2 yields MLLNSYTFILVILTVCGTIHAQYDWHQRDEFDFIRAKLDKVTKNNCEIKHLEDLYLPEDSVSHLPDIKDININPVFPNRTQLLHLHNMAMSRSFFWSYILQSRFIRPAINDTYDPGMMYYFLSTVADVSANPYINASAIYFSPNMSYSSSYRGFFNKTMPRFAPRTFRADDFNDPIHLERTSTLNTFTVRDLGAIPHDAQSMDYTSEFYRINEWYKKWLPDDIQNRHDTKTTYQIEIRYANNTNETFTFHGPPGADEFPGPVKWTRPYFDCGRANKWLIAAVVPIADIYPRHTGFRHIEYPTYTAATVLEMDFDRIDINQCPLGKGNPGPNRFADTARCKNDTTECEPLHGWGFRRGGYQCRCKPGWRLPYVVRRPYLGEIIERATATQYDNNFNCLKIGWVQKLPVQWEKAPPHIRAKYMEKYYEYKNFSTGPQSLHTDRLNIHAALNFILGVHEKNCKSFHPNDLKLHGDVKYGAEEQFQNEAKMAVRLANFISAFLQIVNPNEVYSGKRVADKPLSEDQMIGETLALVLGDSKIWAAGTYWERNKFTNRTFFAPYAYKTQLNTRKFKVEDIARLNKSDEIYTNYDWFQHLKQRWSTNFDSLEKYDMRIKIRFNETGEYSKKYEHYPNFYRAANLAHGYWTDPYFDCGKGKLNKWLITYAVPFFGWDSLRVKLEFKGVVGVTMDLLQLDINQCPDKYYVPNAFKDTHKCDQLTSYCVPILGRGYEIGGYKCECLQGYEYPFEDLITYYDGQLVEAEFQKIVENDETRYDMFKCRLAGAAALTNN; encoded by the exons atgttattaaatagtTATACATTTATTCTGGTAATATTAACGGTTTGTGGCACTATACACGCCCAATATGATTGGCATCAGCGAGATGAATTCGATTTTATTCGAGCTAAGCTTGATAAAgtcacaaaaaataattgtgaaatCAAACATTTAGAAGATTTATACTTGCCCGAAGATTCAGTATCACATTTACCCGATATTAAAGATATTAACATAAATCCAGTATTTCCAAATCGAACACAATTGCTTCATTTACATAACATGGCAATGAGTCGATCGTTTTTCTGGAGTTACATACTTCAATCGAGATTTATTCGACCAGCGATTAATGATACATACGATCCAGGAATGATGTACTATTTTCTATCCACAGTAGCTGATGTATCCGCTAATCCGTATATTAACGCTAGTGCTATATACTTTTCCCCGAATATGTCATATTCGTCGTCATATCGaggttttttcaataaaactatgCCACGATTTGCACCCAGAACATTTAGAGCGGATGATTTCAATGATCCAATACATTTAGAGCGGACATCGACACTTAATACGTTCACTGTTCGAGATTTGGGTGCCATACCCCACGATGCCCAAAGTATGGATTACACATCAGAATTTTATCGAATTAATGAGTGGTATAAGAAATGGTTGCCGGATGATATACAAAATCGTCATGATACTAAAACTACGTATCAGATAGAAATTCGATACGCGAATAATACGAATGAAACATTTACGTTTCATGGGCCGCCTGGTGCTGATGAATTTCCAGGTCCTGTCAAATGGACACGACCCTACTTTGATTGTGGTCGAGCAAATAAATGGTTAATTGCTGCTGTTGTACCAATTGCGGATATTTATCCAAGACATACCGGATTTAGACATATCGAATATCCAAC gtaCACAGCTGCTACCGTATTAGAAATGGATTTTGATAGGATAGATATAAATCAATGTCCTCTGGGGAAAGGTAACCCAGGTCCGAATCGATTTGCGGATACTGCAAGGTGTAAAAATGATACAACCGAG TGTGAACCATTACATGGATGGGGCTTTAGGAGAGGGGGATACCAATGCCGATGCAAACCCGGTTGGCGACTGCCGTACGTTGTTCGTCGACCATATCTTGGAGAAATTATCGAAAGGGCTACCGCTACacaatatgataataatttcaactgtttaaaaataggat GGGTTCAAAAGTTACCTGTACAGTGGGAAAAGGCACCGCCTCACATTAGAGCAAAATATATGGAAAAGTATTATGAATATAAGAACTTTTCAACTGGACCTCAATCATTACACACGGATAGGTTAAATATTCATGCGGCTTTGAATTTTATACTTGGAGTTCATGAAAAGAATTGTAAAAG ctTCCATCCAAATGATTTAAAACTACATGGTGATGTGAAATATGGCGCTGAAGAGCAGTTCCAAAACGAAGCAAAAATGGCTGTGCGCTTAGCAAATTTCATTAGTGCCTTTTTACAAATCGTAAATCCGAATGAAGTATACAGTGGAAAACGTGTAGCCGACAAACCATTAAGTGAAGATCAAATGATTGGTGAAACTTTAGCGTTGGTATTAGGTGACTCAAAAATTTGGGCTGCTGGTACATATTGGGAACGTAATAAATTCACAAATCGTACATTCTTCGCTCCATATGCTTACAAGACACAATTAAATACACGTAAATTTAAAGTTGAAGATATTGCACGTTTAAATAAATCTGATgagatttatacaaattatgatTGGTTCCAACATTTGAAACAACGATGGTCCACAAATTTTGATAGTTTGGAAAAGTATGATATGAGAATTAAAATACGTTTTAATGAAACTGGAGAGTATTCAAAGAAATATGAACATTATCCAAATTTCTATCGTGCTGCTAATTTAGCACATGGTTACTGGACAGATCCATATTTTGATTGTGGtaaaggaaaattaaataaatggttAATTACATATGCGGTACCGTTCTTTGGTTGGGACAGTCTTCGCGTCAAACTAGAATTCAA GGGTGTCGTTGGCGTAACAATGGATTTATTACAATTGGATATCAATCAATGCCCAGACAAATATTACGTTCCAAATGCTTTTAAAGATACTCATAAATGTGATCAATTGACGTCTTAC tgtGTACCAATTTTGGGTCGCGGTTATGAAATTGGTGGTTACAAATGCGAATGTTTACAAGGATACGAGTATCCATTTGAAgatttaataacatattatgATGGACAATTAGTTGAAGCtgaattccaaaaaattgttgaaaatgatGAAACACGTTACGATATGTTTAAATGTCGATTAGCTGGTGCTGCTGCCTTAACGaacaat TGA
- the LOC123292459 gene encoding uncharacterized protein LOC123292459 isoform X1 → MLLNSYTFILVILTVCGTIHAQYDWHQRDEFDFIRAKLDKVTKNNCEIKHLEDLYLPEDSVSHLPDIKDININPVFPNRTQLLHLHNMAMSRSFFWSYILQSRFIRPAINDTYDPGMMYYFLSTVADVSANPYINASAIYFSPNMSYSSSYRGFFNKTMPRFAPRTFRADDFNDPIHLERTSTLNTFTVRDLGAIPHDAQSMDYTSEFYRINEWYKKWLPDDIQNRHDTKTTYQIEIRYANNTNETFTFHGPPGADEFPGPVKWTRPYFDCGRANKWLIAAVVPIADIYPRHTGFRHIEYPTYTAATVLEMDFDRIDINQCPLGKGNPGPNRFADTARCKNDTTECEPLHGWGFRRGGYQCRCKPGWRLPYVVRRPYLGEIIERATATQYDNNFNCLKIGWVQKLPVQWEKAPPHIRAKYMEKYYEYKNFSTGPQSLHTDRLNIHAALNFILGVHEKNCKSFHPNDLKLHGDVKYGAEEQFQNEAKMAVRLANFISAFLQIVNPNEVYSGKRVADKPLSEDQMIGETLALVLGDSKIWAAGTYWERNKFTNRTFFAPYAYKTQLNTRKFKVEDIARLNKSDEIYTNYDWFQHLKQRWSTNFDSLEKYDMRIKIRFNETGEYSKKYEHYPNFYRAANLAHGYWTDPYFDCGKGKLNKWLITYAVPFFGWDSLRVKLEFKGVVGVTMDLLQLDINQCPDKYYVPNAFKDTHKCDQLTSYCVPILGRGYEIGGYKCECLQGYEYPFEDLITYYDGQLVEAEFQKIVENDETRYDMFKCRLAGAAALTNNVFIFIPLFSLLYLIYFKHY, encoded by the exons atgttattaaatagtTATACATTTATTCTGGTAATATTAACGGTTTGTGGCACTATACACGCCCAATATGATTGGCATCAGCGAGATGAATTCGATTTTATTCGAGCTAAGCTTGATAAAgtcacaaaaaataattgtgaaatCAAACATTTAGAAGATTTATACTTGCCCGAAGATTCAGTATCACATTTACCCGATATTAAAGATATTAACATAAATCCAGTATTTCCAAATCGAACACAATTGCTTCATTTACATAACATGGCAATGAGTCGATCGTTTTTCTGGAGTTACATACTTCAATCGAGATTTATTCGACCAGCGATTAATGATACATACGATCCAGGAATGATGTACTATTTTCTATCCACAGTAGCTGATGTATCCGCTAATCCGTATATTAACGCTAGTGCTATATACTTTTCCCCGAATATGTCATATTCGTCGTCATATCGaggttttttcaataaaactatgCCACGATTTGCACCCAGAACATTTAGAGCGGATGATTTCAATGATCCAATACATTTAGAGCGGACATCGACACTTAATACGTTCACTGTTCGAGATTTGGGTGCCATACCCCACGATGCCCAAAGTATGGATTACACATCAGAATTTTATCGAATTAATGAGTGGTATAAGAAATGGTTGCCGGATGATATACAAAATCGTCATGATACTAAAACTACGTATCAGATAGAAATTCGATACGCGAATAATACGAATGAAACATTTACGTTTCATGGGCCGCCTGGTGCTGATGAATTTCCAGGTCCTGTCAAATGGACACGACCCTACTTTGATTGTGGTCGAGCAAATAAATGGTTAATTGCTGCTGTTGTACCAATTGCGGATATTTATCCAAGACATACCGGATTTAGACATATCGAATATCCAAC gtaCACAGCTGCTACCGTATTAGAAATGGATTTTGATAGGATAGATATAAATCAATGTCCTCTGGGGAAAGGTAACCCAGGTCCGAATCGATTTGCGGATACTGCAAGGTGTAAAAATGATACAACCGAG TGTGAACCATTACATGGATGGGGCTTTAGGAGAGGGGGATACCAATGCCGATGCAAACCCGGTTGGCGACTGCCGTACGTTGTTCGTCGACCATATCTTGGAGAAATTATCGAAAGGGCTACCGCTACacaatatgataataatttcaactgtttaaaaataggat GGGTTCAAAAGTTACCTGTACAGTGGGAAAAGGCACCGCCTCACATTAGAGCAAAATATATGGAAAAGTATTATGAATATAAGAACTTTTCAACTGGACCTCAATCATTACACACGGATAGGTTAAATATTCATGCGGCTTTGAATTTTATACTTGGAGTTCATGAAAAGAATTGTAAAAG ctTCCATCCAAATGATTTAAAACTACATGGTGATGTGAAATATGGCGCTGAAGAGCAGTTCCAAAACGAAGCAAAAATGGCTGTGCGCTTAGCAAATTTCATTAGTGCCTTTTTACAAATCGTAAATCCGAATGAAGTATACAGTGGAAAACGTGTAGCCGACAAACCATTAAGTGAAGATCAAATGATTGGTGAAACTTTAGCGTTGGTATTAGGTGACTCAAAAATTTGGGCTGCTGGTACATATTGGGAACGTAATAAATTCACAAATCGTACATTCTTCGCTCCATATGCTTACAAGACACAATTAAATACACGTAAATTTAAAGTTGAAGATATTGCACGTTTAAATAAATCTGATgagatttatacaaattatgatTGGTTCCAACATTTGAAACAACGATGGTCCACAAATTTTGATAGTTTGGAAAAGTATGATATGAGAATTAAAATACGTTTTAATGAAACTGGAGAGTATTCAAAGAAATATGAACATTATCCAAATTTCTATCGTGCTGCTAATTTAGCACATGGTTACTGGACAGATCCATATTTTGATTGTGGtaaaggaaaattaaataaatggttAATTACATATGCGGTACCGTTCTTTGGTTGGGACAGTCTTCGCGTCAAACTAGAATTCAA GGGTGTCGTTGGCGTAACAATGGATTTATTACAATTGGATATCAATCAATGCCCAGACAAATATTACGTTCCAAATGCTTTTAAAGATACTCATAAATGTGATCAATTGACGTCTTAC tgtGTACCAATTTTGGGTCGCGGTTATGAAATTGGTGGTTACAAATGCGAATGTTTACAAGGATACGAGTATCCATTTGAAgatttaataacatattatgATGGACAATTAGTTGAAGCtgaattccaaaaaattgttgaaaatgatGAAACACGTTACGATATGTTTAAATGTCGATTAGCTGGTGCTGCTGCCTTAACGaacaatgtatttatatttatccctctattttcattgttatacttaatttattttaagcattattga